From Helicobacter sp. MIT 21-1697, a single genomic window includes:
- a CDS encoding UDP-glucuronic acid decarboxylase family protein, whose protein sequence is MLNKKILVTGGAGFLGSHLCEKLLNRGDEVLCVDNLFTGTKQNILHLLSNPRFEFMRHDITFPLYVEVDEIYNLACPASPIHYQFDPVQTTKTSVMGAINMLGLAKRVKAKILQASTSEVYGDPEIHPQRESYKGSVNPIGIRACYDEGKRCAETLFFDYQRQHNLNIKVMRIFNTYGPRMHPNDGRVVSNFIIQALKGKDITIYGEGNQTRSFCYVDDLIEGMIKLMDSRDGFYGPVNIGNPREFSMLELAKNVLELTESKSNLVFLPLPQDDPKQRQPDISLAQSELGWKPNVELKEGLTKTIAYFKELM, encoded by the coding sequence ATGCTAAACAAAAAAATTTTAGTTACAGGGGGAGCGGGATTTTTGGGCTCACATCTGTGTGAAAAGCTTTTAAATCGTGGTGATGAGGTGCTTTGTGTGGATAATCTTTTCACTGGCACGAAGCAGAATATTTTACATCTCCTTTCAAATCCTCGCTTTGAATTTATGCGCCACGATATAACCTTTCCACTCTATGTGGAAGTTGATGAAATTTATAATCTCGCCTGTCCTGCCTCTCCTATCCATTATCAATTTGACCCAGTCCAGACAACCAAAACCTCTGTAATGGGAGCAATCAATATGCTAGGACTTGCAAAAAGGGTGAAAGCGAAGATCCTCCAAGCAAGCACGAGCGAGGTTTATGGTGACCCCGAAATCCACCCACAAAGAGAATCTTACAAAGGCAGTGTCAATCCAATCGGCATTCGTGCGTGCTATGATGAGGGAAAGCGATGCGCAGAAACACTCTTTTTTGATTATCAAAGACAACATAATTTAAATATTAAAGTAATGAGAATCTTCAATACCTATGGACCCAGAATGCACCCAAATGACGGACGCGTGGTGAGTAATTTTATCATTCAAGCACTCAAGGGAAAGGATATTACAATTTATGGTGAAGGAAATCAGACACGAAGTTTTTGTTATGTTGATGATTTGATTGAGGGTATGATAAAACTTATGGATAGTAGAGATGGATTCTATGGACCTGTGAATATTGGGAATCCGCGCGAATTTAGTATGCTAGAGCTTGCAAAAAATGTGCTTGAACTTACAGAATCTAAATCAAATCTTGTATTTCTCCCGCTCCCACAAGATGACCCAAAACAGCGGCAGCCAGATATTAGCCTTGCTCAAAGTGAGCTAGGGTGGAAGCCAAATGTAGAGCTTAAAGAGGGATTAACTAAGACAATTGCGTATTTTAAGGAACTTATGTGA
- a CDS encoding DUF362 domain-containing protein: protein MAVKITDICIACGSCIDECPVSAIVDDDNNPTGEGTYYVYQNKCVECVGHNEQPACASACPTDGCIVWSELGTANRDYIGADMRDGTHPVMS, encoded by the coding sequence ATGGCTGTAAAAATTACAGATATTTGTATCGCTTGTGGTTCTTGCATTGATGAATGTCCTGTAAGCGCCATTGTAGATGATGATAATAATCCAACAGGCGAGGGCACTTATTATGTTTATCAGAATAAGTGTGTAGAGTGTGTCGGGCATAATGAGCAACCAGCGTGTGCGAGTGCTTGTCCGACTGATGGTTGCATCGTATGGAGCGAGTTAGGAACTGCTAATCGCGACTATATTGGTGCTGATATGAGAGATGGCACACACCCAGTGATGTCTTAA